One Gemmatimonadota bacterium genomic window carries:
- a CDS encoding carboxypeptidase regulatory-like domain-containing protein produces MRRFMLMLLLVGASGCGVLGGTEPDATMINVRVRDDRGVAVGRTQVIVTLAATEVIARTSNDGSVSVRLSGGGVYRVRVIPRAGYLAATDPLSKQVTVAANARAVVDFAVSRDGTYSGDPEPWF; encoded by the coding sequence ATGCGACGGTTCATGCTGATGCTGCTGCTCGTCGGGGCCTCAGGCTGCGGCGTCCTGGGCGGGACAGAACCCGACGCGACGATGATCAACGTGCGGGTGCGCGACGATCGTGGGGTGGCGGTCGGTCGCACGCAGGTGATCGTGACGCTCGCCGCGACCGAGGTGATCGCGCGAACGAGCAACGACGGAAGCGTGAGCGTTCGCCTGTCGGGCGGTGGGGTGTACCGGGTTCGCGTCATTCCGCGTGCCGGCTACCTGGCGGCGACCGATCCGCTCTCGAAGCAGGTCACCGTCGCCGCCAACGCGCGAGCGGTCGTCGACTTCGCGGTGTCACGCGACGGGACCTACTCGGGCGATCCCGAGCCGTGGTTCTGA
- a CDS encoding DUF4199 domain-containing protein, producing the protein MTAQAIEKERKSGANEAQLAAKRKEMEEFQAMYQKPLVNIAITFLEPLPVGLLFALIAAGVMSRKRRDEDAGATTAPGISRA; encoded by the coding sequence ATGACCGCGCAGGCAATCGAGAAGGAGCGGAAGTCCGGGGCCAACGAAGCCCAACTCGCCGCCAAGCGGAAGGAGATGGAGGAGTTCCAGGCGATGTACCAGAAGCCGCTCGTGAACATCGCGATCACCTTCCTGGAGCCGCTCCCGGTGGGGCTCCTGTTCGCCCTCATCGCCGCCGGCGTGATGAGCCGGAAGCGACGGGATGAGGATGCTGGTGCGACGACCGCGCCCGGCATCTCCCGCGCATGA
- a CDS encoding helix-turn-helix transcriptional regulator, whose protein sequence is MAEGLSNREIAERVSVSENTVKTHSSRVFDKLGARRRTQAVQLGGAAPDSVRGSAPRRRRPEPSYFRMILPQIAQNHPFV, encoded by the coding sequence ATGGCCGAGGGGTTGAGCAACCGGGAGATTGCGGAGCGGGTGTCGGTGAGCGAAAACACCGTCAAGACGCATTCGAGCCGGGTCTTCGACAAGCTGGGAGCCCGGCGACGGACGCAGGCGGTGCAGCTGGGCGGAGCTGCGCCTGATTCCGTGAGGGGCTCGGCCCCCCGAAGGCGCCGCCCCGAACCCTCCTACTTTCGCATGATTTTGCCCCAGATCGCCCAAAATCACCCGTTCGTGTGA
- a CDS encoding DUF2809 domain-containing protein → MRSRLRLSALAVATIATGLATRRVPAAFPEVLATFGGDVLWATLVYWLLAWLRPSAAAPRFACAAGLAALAVECSQLLHPAWLVALRAHRIGALVLGQGFLWSDLTCYAVGIRLAWALDRGASRGGADGARTCRAGAWSVGVAPGACRRQRDRAFSITGAQVRRLIPASDVARAAERSPPARRGGSLLLPLAGCAPRPMSRRSSRRRIPCDGSC, encoded by the coding sequence GTGCGATCTCGCCTCAGGCTCTCCGCGCTGGCCGTCGCCACCATCGCCACCGGACTCGCCACGCGTCGCGTTCCGGCGGCCTTTCCCGAGGTGCTTGCGACCTTCGGCGGCGACGTGCTGTGGGCGACGCTGGTGTACTGGCTGCTGGCGTGGCTTCGGCCGAGCGCAGCGGCGCCTCGATTCGCGTGTGCGGCGGGGCTTGCGGCTCTAGCCGTGGAATGCAGTCAGCTGCTGCATCCGGCGTGGCTGGTGGCGCTCCGGGCCCATCGGATTGGCGCACTCGTGCTCGGGCAGGGGTTCCTGTGGAGCGACCTGACGTGTTATGCCGTGGGGATCCGGCTGGCGTGGGCGTTGGACCGAGGGGCGTCGCGCGGAGGCGCTGACGGGGCGCGAACGTGCCGAGCGGGCGCGTGGAGCGTGGGGGTCGCCCCGGGCGCGTGTCGCCGCCAGCGGGATCGCGCGTTTTCGATCACCGGTGCACAAGTGCGTCGCCTCATCCCTGCGTCGGACGTGGCACGAGCGGCCGAGCGATCGCCCCCTGCCCGTCGTGGCGGCTCACTGTTGCTTCCACTCGCGGGATGTGCGCCGCGCCCCATGTCACGTCGGTCGAGCAGACGGAGGATCCCATGCGACGGTTCATGCTGA
- a CDS encoding NAD-dependent epimerase/dehydratase family protein, which produces MSSSRRDFLHTAALAGAGLALSPSIASASGARANANPGERRDPTPSVAPKKLLILGGTGFIGPNTVKYALARGHEVTILTRGRSARWTASSTSPPTARATWGCSQSGSGRGVDNNARDYRWGCARIVWRRSGLHGTLPLCLVDLGVQDRYDELRDRGERAHGADLTNRTERFAPPPGFKDGDEAPYGLTKAISENLVHAAFPKRATIVRPGLIVGPTDPTDRFTYWPVRVDEGAKFSPRGTPTTRRGSSTSAISRSGSTGSPRTGDGRLQRHRPRRRG; this is translated from the coding sequence ATGTCATCGTCCCGCCGCGACTTCCTTCACACCGCCGCACTCGCTGGTGCTGGGCTCGCCCTCTCCCCCTCGATCGCATCTGCGTCGGGAGCCCGTGCGAACGCGAATCCGGGCGAGCGCCGCGATCCCACGCCATCCGTGGCCCCCAAGAAGCTCCTGATCCTGGGCGGCACCGGCTTCATCGGCCCCAACACGGTGAAGTACGCCCTCGCCCGCGGGCACGAGGTCACGATCCTCACGCGCGGGCGCAGTGCCAGGTGGACGGCGTCGAGCACATCACCGCCGACCGCGAGGGCGACATGGGGATGCTCTCAAAGCGGAAGTGGACGCGGTGTCGACAACAATGCGCGAGACTACCGATGGGGTTGCGCGCGAATTGTGTGGCGGCGCTCAGGACTCCACGGGACACTACCTCTTTGTCTCGTCGATCTCGGCGTACAAGACCGATACGATGAGCTACGCGACCGCGGGGAACGTGCGCACGGAGCCGATCTGACGAATCGCACCGAGCGTTTCGCCCCGCCGCCGGGGTTCAAGGACGGCGATGAGGCGCCGTACGGCCTCACGAAGGCGATCTCCGAGAACCTCGTGCACGCCGCGTTCCCGAAGCGCGCCACCATCGTGCGCCCTGGGCTCATCGTGGGCCCCACCGACCCGACCGATCGCTTCACGTACTGGCCGGTGCGCGTCGACGAGGGGGCGAAGTTCTCGCCCCGGGGAACCCCAACCACTCGTCGCGGGTCATCGACCAGCGCGATCTCACGGAGTGGATCGACAGGCTCGCCGAGAACGGGTGATGGGCGACTTCAACGCCACCGGCCCCGGCGACGCGGATGA
- a CDS encoding VOC family protein: MPAPLVYFEFAGPDVAALRAFYSGVFGWQIGTDSAIAAANTGSLRGGLRQDPPDKVLYFGVPDITQSLATIAASGGTVVIPRTVVPGVVTFALFKDPAGNLLGLAEDGSFPA; encoded by the coding sequence ATGCCTGCCCCACTCGTGTACTTCGAATTCGCCGGCCCCGACGTGGCGGCGCTCCGCGCCTTCTACAGCGGCGTCTTCGGCTGGCAGATCGGCACCGACTCGGCCATCGCCGCGGCCAACACCGGCAGCCTGCGTGGCGGGTTGCGCCAGGACCCGCCCGACAAGGTGCTCTATTTCGGCGTCCCCGACATCACGCAATCGCTGGCGACCATCGCCGCGTCCGGCGGGACTGTGGTGATCCCGCGAACGGTGGTGCCGGGGGTGGTGACGTTCGCCCTGTTCAAGGACCCGGCGGGGAACCTGCTGGGACTCGCCGAGGACGGAAGCTTCCCCGCCTGA
- a CDS encoding serine hydrolase — MRHLLSHSAGLPGYEWLDPRVAAGQPRTNASHLALVSRDAPMPAFVPGSAFSYDNVAYDVAAMVVERVSGASYPDVLAERFFRPLGLTAFVRPARFADWPGNRTRGYRRTNDGMAAHDAYDLEGFHGAANVYLSARDLHKWLAGYRRVVPPQALRNAIRLARLDDGRTTGISLGSWYLSPDTKRRYYTGHHDGFFSVAYADDAQDLTVAWVANDAPPAWLQPALTRALITIAEGGAPETLAPPPVSDAVTDITGTYRVPTLGEVRVRRDGERLIVRVRGVPYDAFAVGGDTHYVPGLDAYLRFGTSASGVRALRWDSIYAVEPSVPRRAPR; from the coding sequence GTGCGCCACCTGCTCTCGCATTCCGCAGGGCTACCCGGCTACGAATGGTTGGACCCGCGCGTCGCGGCCGGCCAGCCGCGCACGAATGCCAGCCACCTTGCGCTCGTGTCCCGCGATGCACCAATGCCGGCCTTCGTGCCAGGGAGCGCGTTCAGTTACGACAACGTCGCGTACGACGTGGCCGCCATGGTCGTGGAGCGCGTCTCGGGGGCGTCGTACCCCGACGTGCTGGCCGAGCGATTCTTCCGCCCGTTAGGGCTCACGGCCTTCGTGCGACCGGCGCGGTTTGCCGACTGGCCGGGGAATCGGACACGAGGCTATCGGCGCACCAACGACGGAATGGCGGCGCACGACGCCTACGACCTGGAGGGATTTCACGGCGCGGCCAACGTGTACCTGTCGGCTCGCGACCTGCACAAATGGCTGGCCGGCTATCGCCGCGTCGTTCCGCCGCAGGCGCTGCGCAACGCGATACGCCTCGCCCGACTCGACGACGGACGGACCACCGGCATCTCGCTCGGGAGCTGGTATCTGTCGCCCGACACCAAGCGTCGTTACTACACCGGCCACCACGACGGCTTCTTCAGCGTCGCGTACGCCGACGATGCGCAGGACCTCACCGTCGCATGGGTCGCGAACGACGCCCCGCCGGCGTGGCTGCAGCCTGCGCTCACCCGCGCACTCATCACCATTGCCGAGGGTGGCGCACCCGAAACGTTGGCGCCCCCGCCCGTGAGCGATGCGGTCACCGACATCACGGGGACCTATCGTGTGCCAACCCTCGGCGAGGTGCGCGTGCGTCGCGACGGCGAACGCCTGATCGTACGCGTGCGAGGCGTGCCTTACGATGCCTTTGCGGTCGGCGGCGATACGCACTATGTCCCCGGACTGGACGCGTACCTGCGCTTCGGCACCTCAGCGAGCGGCGTGCGTGCGCTGCGCTGGGACTCGATCTACGCGGTGGAGCCGTCCGTGCCACGACGGGCCCCCCGTTGA